The following is a genomic window from Manihot esculenta cultivar AM560-2 chromosome 9, M.esculenta_v8, whole genome shotgun sequence.
TAAAGGAAAATTTGCGTCGAAAGTATCCGTTCTTATTGATATATCTCCATTTGTATATTTATctatatacaaaataatatattatataaaaataaaatatcatgcgcagttaattaaatttaattcaattaattaaccTTATTACAGATCAAATTTAGTTCTATTAATCTTATGTACATCTTTAAGAGAATATATcatttacattaaaataatatattatatataaatgaaaagtggaattaattttgatttattttactaatgaggaataaatatttaaataaaaatttttttaagtgttttaattaaataataatgtgctatttttttagatatctaAAATAAATCGACATTGGTGTATAATTTTGGATAAATTTAGTCTattaaattaatctaattacATTTTTTTTGGTAACATACTCTACTtaattacatttaaaattaaattttattgccTTTTGAATCCCTTCCTGCTATAATCTTCAAATGAAAGAGGCAAAAAGCTCAACAAGAGAAACATAACATTTCATTTAAGGGCACAAACAAACAAGAGACACAtagcattttatttaaaaaacaaacAGAAATAACGGATACACAGCAACAAATAGACACCTTATTACATCATATatgaatcaaataaaattctGATCGACCTTTGGCGACCGAacttcaaacacacatttaaaaaGAGATCAAGATATTCAGCTTTGGACGAAACTTAAAACACACACACATGAAGAAAGATATTCAAGGTTAGAAATTGTGAGGCCAAGGTTTAGTAGGATCAAATGGCATGCCTGTGTCAGTCCCAGCGGGCAAGAATCCAGGAAGCCCTAGGTCGCCTCCGGCTGCAGTGGGGCTTTCTCCAGTAGTGCTGTCGGGAGCAGGAGCAGGAGGACGAGGAGGCAGCCCCAGCCCAAAAACATTTGCACTGCTACTGCCTGCAAAATTTTCAGGATGAGGAGGAGGCGGCCCCAGCCCAAAAATATTTGCACTGCTACTGCCGGCAAAATTttctggaggaggaggtggaggaGGCAGTCCCAGCCCAAAAACATTTGTACTGTTACTGCCTGCAAAATTTTGAGGAGGAGGGTGCAGCCCCAGCCCAAAAGGATTGACATAAGGAGGCATTCCCAGCTCAAAAGGATTCATACCAATATTCATGTTCCCCTGAGGGAGTCCCATGCCGACGATGTTGCCGGCGCTGCTATCTCCAAAACGCCCAGGGTAAACACCCATATCaaaaccaccaccaccaccaggaAATCCGGGGAAGTTCAACCCTTGTGGGAGGTTGGTTCCACTGCCGCCACCAGCAATATTTTCGTTATTGTTCATCATATCAATGAACCACTGATCCCACATTAAAGCTTCTTGAGGATTAAACCTCATAAGCTCTCCACCAGAACCACCACCTCCTCCTTCTTGGCCCATCTCTTCCATAATAACATCCCCATGAGGAGACATCGGAAgcggaagaggaggaggaggaggaaaagggTAAGATGGAAGAGGAGGAACTTGTTGAAAATACTCGGATCTTTTTCTTAACTCCCTCATTTTCTCCTCCAACAGCCAAATGAAAGCCTGAAGTTCAGTCACCTCAAAAGAATCCATTTCATTATCACGACGAAGTCGGTCCATGAGGTAGACCAACTCATACTCCCTGTTCTTCATATGATTCTTCCTGCAATGTTCCTGCGATTTGGCCATCCTCTCCTTTAGATAACTTTCTTGATTCGTCATCTTTTTGCACCGCTCCACCTCCGGAATGCTTTCGTATCTCATAATCAGCTGCTCCACCTCCGGTGGCGATGGCCACACCATAGGCTCTGGTTCATCTGGGCTATAGATGATGGCAAAAGCATTAACACCGCACAAGGTGGTGAGTTCACTCACTTTTTTCAGCAAGCCAACTCGCCTTTTCTTCAGGCTGGCCTTTCTCGCAGCATCATTCACTATCCACACAAGCTTAACCTTCTTTCTCGtcatttttttgattttttgctACTCACTCATGCATGAGACCTCAGAAGGTGAAGGGTTTATATAGCAAAGAAGGGAAGGGTGGGGCTTGAagaaattattatatttcaGGGGTGAAATGTGAAATAACAGGAAATAGTTGAGggcaattaatttataataaatccaTTTGTCAATATTCTAGAGTTATGAGATTTTGGTAAGTGAATTACACTCTTTGCTTTCTATGGTAAGatatttcattttcatttaatctTTTTGTTATTCTGGACCAATACTATATCCCATTTGTCACTCATGACATGGACATTTCTACTATTGTGATTggttcttttaaaaaattataataatattttatttaaaaaatgggTCCATTAGATATTGTCCAGcactaaattatttaatttgcatAATATCAATAtgaatttgaattcaaaatagATTGATTTTTTCTTCACAACCAgagatattatattatttttcattgttttatttagaattaatataaaatgataaatataacttatcataatagtattttttaactctccatttaatataattcatttgataaaaaaaattaaaataaattcttacaatgaattttttttattttaaataagaaaattatgaaaaaaattacattaaattgaatttttataaaagctTTAATTCTAAATGAGagttcaaaaattattttaacataaaagattattttataggataattattattaaaatattactatGAATttggttattaatttttttttactgttctttta
Proteins encoded in this region:
- the LOC110622730 gene encoding agamous-like MADS-box protein AGL8 homolog — protein: MTRKKVKLVWIVNDAARKASLKKRRVGLLKKVSELTTLCGVNAFAIIYSPDEPEPMVWPSPPEVEQLIMRYESIPEVERCKKMTNQESYLKERMAKSQEHCRKNHMKNREYELVYLMDRLRRDNEMDSFEVTELQAFIWLLEEKMRELRKRSEYFQQVPPLPSYPFPPPPPLPLPMSPHGDVIMEEMGQEGGGGGSGGELMRFNPQEALMWDQWFIDMMNNNENIAGGGSGTNLPQGLNFPGFPGGGGGFDMGVYPGRFGDSSAGNIVGMGLPQGNMNIGMNPFELGMPPYVNPFGLGLHPPPQNFAGSNSTNVFGLGLPPPPPPPENFAGSSSANIFGLGPPPPHPENFAGSSSANVFGLGLPPRPPAPAPDSTTGESPTAAGGDLGLPGFLPAGTDTDLPSGYYNETLTKLVRDFELDEESAV